The Ictidomys tridecemlineatus isolate mIctTri1 chromosome 1, mIctTri1.hap1, whole genome shotgun sequence DNA window TGAGAACcatgctgggcttggtggtgcatgcctgtaatcccagcagctctctcagaggctgaggcaggaggatcatgagttcaaagccagcctcagcaacagggaggtactaagcaactcagtgagactctgtctctcaataaaatacaaaatagggctggggatgtggctcagtggttgagtacccctgagttcaatccccagtataaaaaaaaaaaaaagagaaagaaagaaagaaagaaagagtgaaaaaCGTGGAGTCAAGAATTCAttcccggggctggggatgtggctcaaacggtagcgcgctcgcctggcatgcgtgcggcctgggtttgatcctcagcaccacatacaaacaaagatgttgtgtctgccgagaactaaaaaataaaaatattaaaaaaaaaaaaaaaaaaagaattcattccCAGCTCTGGCTAAATTTCTCCTGGAACCAACTGGGAAGATGTACATTCTATAACAACTTATTTCCTTTATTGGTGACACCACAAAGATTTAAGAAATGTAATCAGTCTTCTTTGCTCTTTCTGACTTCCCCTCAAACGTCTCTACACTGGAACTGTTCTCATCTCCTCTTTCAAAGCAGCCCTTCCCTCAAACACAGCAAAGGATAGATAATGTCTTTCCCTTTCCCAACATTTACCGAGTCCTACTTCCTACAGAACTCACTAGGATCTGACCATAAATCTCCTACCCCATATGGACCCTCATTATCTCTGAAGGAGAACTGAGAATGAGCCAATCTAGTCTTTGATGAACAGTCACCTATTTTTCCCTCTGGGTAACTATCTTAGATATCCGGGTCTAAGATATCCTGCCCCCAGCTTTGGCCCAGGGCCTAGTCTGCTTATCTCTGAGTTCCTCCTCAATTCTTGCCCTCagtcttcccttctttctcccctctGTGACTCCTAGAACCCTATTCATCCCTCAACATCAAGGCTCTGCTCACCTCTTCTGGAGAAGACCTGCCCTGCAAATCTGAGGCTCCTTGTTATTCTTAGAACCTGCCTGGGGATGTTAAGGGTGAGGGAAATGCTTAGCTCTTCCCACTTTTCTCcagaattaaacaaaaataatagaagtTAAAAAGACTGCATATCACCTTGGAATTTGGATGATTGCTAAATCCCAGGAAACCAAAACCAATATAAGACctgaagagggctgggattgtggctcagtggtcgagtgcttgcctggaatgtatgaagtgctgggtttgattctcagcaccacatatacataaataaaataaaggtccattgacaacttgaAGACCTGAAGAGTCTGCAGCATCAGAACCTCTAGAAGgtcccagaggctcagggaggCCCAGAATGAGGTGGACTGTCCTCATTCACAGTGGAGGCCACCATCTCACTCCCGCTTCCTTAGCTTCTCATAATTCCTTCccttgctgggcgtggtggcccacgcttgtaatcccagcaacccaggaggctgagacaggagggtcccaagttcaaaaccagcctctgcaatggcaaggcgcttagcaactcagatagggctggggatgtggctcagtggttgagtgccccctgagttcaatcccagtaccaaaacaacaaacaaaaaacccctccTTCCCTTGTCTTCTATTTCCTAGAAAAATAGAAACTTCTGGGAGATGTGAGCTAATCCAGCTGGTCTATGGGCTCTATATATTGGCTATAATTCTGGTGAGAGATCTCAGGGCGACACCCTTTTTGCCCCTTTCTCCCAACATTTACACTGAGAGCCTCCTCTGCTCCTCAGAGCAAACACGTTTCCTTGACTTTCCCTTCCAGACCCTTGTCCCCATTCCAATTTAtctcctctccttctctgttCCTGGTCCAGTTCCATCCTAGGCATCTCTGATTCCAACTCTCCTTGCCTTTGTTCTTGCTTGTGTCCTGTGTAGAGACCTCTGGAGCCAGGACCAGGCCTAAGCCCTCCCTTGGGGAATTAGGGGAGAAACAATGTTAAGTTTTTCTTTATAACTGGTGAGTGATTCTGTTCCCTCAGCCCTTACCTTATGGCTTCGTTCAGCCTCTTTTcccaccttaatttttttttttttaaagagtgagagaggagagagagagagagagagagagagagagagagagagagagaatttttaatatttatttcttagttctcggcggacacatttttgttggtatgtggtgctgaggatcgaacccgggcagcacgcatgccaggagagcgcgctaccgcctgagccacattcccagcccccaccttAATTTTTGTTTACCAGCTAAGTTGTGGTCTCACACAATAATAGTGCAGCTTATAGTTCAAATGGCCCACTAGCCTTGGAGTTgtgattctcaaaaaaaaaaaaaaaattattgtgatGCTGGAGGTCAAATCTAGGTCTTCAGGAATGCTATCTATGCAAGGGCTCTGCCATTAAGCTCCCTCCCTAGCCCTCCCTTATTCAAGGGAGATTCACCTTCATTTCATATTTTGTGCATAAAATAAGacactttattgatttttgaatgtCTTGACATTCTTgtatttaaaattcatagaaaatgTGGCCTCATTGTGCCCTCCCAGGAAACTTCTGTGTCCTTGACTTTCTCCCCACTTTCAATCTTGGAGAAAAGAATCCAGGTAGCTCAGGTTTCTTTTCTTCTAGATGACACTTTCTTAGTTCAAGATCTGGATCCCTTTCCCTTTTCATGGTTCTGCTTCTTGAACTCTCTTCTGacttctctgtgtcctcagagAACCTTGATTTACTTACTACCTCTAGAGACTTCCTCTGTCCTTGCTTGAGAAGGGTAGTAATTGCATGTTTAATGGAGCTGGCAGTGTCAAGAGTGACCACCAGGGGGAGCCTGTGCCTAAGAAGAGGCTGAGATGGCCCTGGACAATCATGGAGCCACTCGGAGGATTTTTGAGGCCTTCCCACACCACTACACTCACTCCCATCCTGATGAAGTAAGTGTGACAAGCATTCCAGTGTGAGGTGGCTCCCTATGGAGTTGGGAATCTAGAGGTGCCTCCATGCCTAACTGATCCTCTTTTTTCCTTATCACAGGTCAGTGTGAATCAAACTCTTGTGCAACTGTATAATGTGGAACACTTCCTAAGGATAGGTTCCCTGAGGATCAGAGTCAATGTGAGGATCAATCTTTTAGTGCTTGACTTCAACTACAATTTCCAATAGTTTCTGCTGCCCATCCTTTCCCTGGATCTCCGTTCATTCAGGCTTTCctattcctttttctctcctagtttggGGATGTGGGGCCCTGGGTAGTACCAGTTATGTTCCTTTCTTCTACCCCAATTCCCAAGAATGGTCCTGGGGGCTTTTCTGCCCCCACCACTGCTCTAGAtggcttgtttctttctttttctttttggtactggggattgaagttgggcactcaaccactaagccacatccccagtcctattttgtattttatttagagacagggtctcattgagttgcttagcacttcgcttttgcagaggctggctttgcaactgccatcctcctgccccagcctcctgaggtcctgggattacaggcatctgccatcCCACCTGTCTGGcctgtttcttttttcagatCCATCTTCTTTCTATCAGTTTCAAGTCTAGATCAACCAGTCAGTCAGTCTATCTATGGTTAAAAGGGAGGAAATCCTAAAAATCTATAAAGCCCAGAgcctatttcctttttctcaccCAGGCGGTAGGAACCAGTCAGATCCACGTTAACTGAACCTATAATAAACTTGGCCTTGTGATAGGGCTGAGgttacaaaaatacaaataaccatgTTCTCTGCCCTCAAGGAACTTGAATGCTAATTAGGaagacaaacaaataactagGTGATCTCAATATCAAAGAAGAAAGGCTGGAAAGAAGACTGGAAAGAAAGACAGGACTAGACACAAAGGAAGGAATACCCTTGTAGGAGTTTGACCTCTAATCTGAATACTGAAGTAGATTCTGATCTTAGTCCTATTTGCTGTTATAAATACTTTGGGTGTTATAGTTTAAGTGTCTCCtaatctcacatgtgagacaatgcaagacagtttagagatgaaatgattcagttatgagagccttaacataatcagtaaattaatctcctgatagggattaactgagtggcaggtagggtgtggctggaggaggtgcgtCCATGGGGGGTGTgtccttggggtttatattttgtcctgggggagatctttctctttctctgctgcttggtgtgatgtcttgagctgcatttcttcaccacactcttctaccatgatgttcagcctcacttttAGCCCttaggaatggagttggccatctctgaactgagacttctgaaattgtgagcccccaaataaacttttcctcctctaattgttcttgacAGGTCCTATGACTCTAAGCAGCagtaaaaagctgactaaaacactgggtAATCAAGGTTAGACTTGAGGATATAGAAATATCAGTTAGAAAGCTACTATAACAGTGACATTTAGGTAGAAGGCTGGGTTGGGGTTTGGGACGAGAGCAGGAGTTGTCCTTGTTACTTTTTTTTCAGGCCACAGGTGGAAAAAGGGGTGGGGCTCTGACCTCTGACCCGTGTAGGATGGTAGAGAAGGGAAAAGGGTCTGAGTTTCCTGGGTAGGTGACAGGGAGGACTGTAGGCAGGCCTGAGAGCAGGAAAGCATTCTCAGTTTTACCTCACCTCTGAGCTCCATGAGGTTCTCCATGTGAACCTACTTTCTTTTGTACAGGGACCTTGGATCTGAAGCCTTGCCCactactaaaaaaatttttttgttgtttttattctgggaattgaactcaagggcacttaatcactgagccacatccccagcggtttttttgtattttatttagagagagggtctcattgagttgcttagggtctcgctaagttgctgaggctgtctttaaattcatgatcttcctgactcagccttcttaAGCCAATAGGACCACTCAAAACTTGTAGCCCCAGAATGCCACCCTTTTCTCAGGTACCCAAGGTCAAGGACCTCAGTTCCTAGATTTTGCATTCCATAGgctccaacatctttttttttttttaatccactttaTTTTTAGACAACCTACCtgacatgttttctttctttctttttttttcttttctttttttttgagagagagagaattttaatgtttattttgtttattttttagttttcagcggatacaacatctttgtttgtatgtggtgctgaggattgaacccgggctgcatgcatgccaggcaagcacgctaccacttgagccacatccccagtcctgacatgtttttgttttttttttttttaaagagagagagagagagagagagagaggagagaatttttttatttttaatatttactttttagttctcggcggacacaacatctttgttggtatgtggtgctgaggatcgaacccgggccgcatgcactccaggcaagcgcactaccacttgagccacatccccaacccaagtcCCAACATCTTGTCCTGGGATCCACCCTTTCAACCAAAGACCTCAGACTTGGGATCTCTATCTACCTATTCAGACTTTCACTCAGGAAGACCACTATGAATCATCACTTTGATGGCCCTCTCACATGCTCCACCCAAACCCATTCAGACCATATTTGCAACCCTAGAGTTCTACAAAGTCCCAAAGTATGGTTTGGGATCATTGGCATCTTCCACACTGGAGGTGGAGGATGAGCAAGGACCAGCATAATCCAATATCAGCCTGTAAAGGTAGAATAAAAGCTACCAGCCATTCAAGGCCACCAGCTCCCCTCTGAGCTGCCAGGCTGGGCAGTGTCCAAGCTGAGGCCTTGCTAATGGGTGACTCGGAGGAATTTCCTCAAAGAAAAGCTTGGCCCTTTCCCTATGCCCCCAGGGGCCCACTGAGTATAATTCCTTCTCCTCCTGGCACAGCAGGAGGCCCAAGACAAATCTCAGGCTGAGAAGCAAACACACTTCAGTAGGATCATGATCAGGAAAACAGCTTCCAGCATTGTGCCACCTTCAACTTCCCAGCTTCCTGACCAAGAAGAGGAGGAACCCCTCCCTTACTAGGAAGGGGCTAGGTGACAGCTGAGGGAGAAGCAGCAGCTTTAAGGCTAATAGCTGAACTACAGGTGTTGGTAGACAGGCTAGCTTGAGTCCCAGGACAAGGGCCATTCAAGCCTTGGATAAGACCAAATTGTCATCCTAGGACTCCAGTGAGGCTAAGAAACCATCTGAGATTTGGCCATCCGGATGAGCCACCTTGGGACCTCCGAAAGGCTGGGGAAATAACAATAATCATGGGCAAGACTGTAGGGCTACTCCTCTCCCCCTGACAATCTAAAAAACCATCCACAGACCCATATGAACTTGAATCTACTGTTAAGCCCAGGATGAGGCAGAGCAGAATCTAAACTGTAGGTCCTAGCTGAGGACAAAGCTAAGTGGTAGTTGTTAGCCTAGTCCTTGCCAGGGGCCTAGGATGATGTTGAGTGGCAGGGCCTACCCTAATCCAGAACTAGGCAGAGGGGTCACAGGTAGAAATGGACATAGGGTCAAGAAGTCTTTGAACATCTAGTCCAGACTAGTAGAAATCTGTGCTGCAGATGCTCTTATTTCTTGGTTTAAGGAGTCAGTGAAAATGTGGGGCCCTCCAAGTAGCTGTGCTCCCAGTGACTCATTATTGACTCCGAGGGCTCTGAGGTAGCTCTCTGACTGTatcatattttccttaaaatcagGGGCTGCTCATGGAATCCTGGGGGAAACAGGCGTGGCCTTAGGGCCCATCACAGTTCTTACTTGGAAGAGTCCCAGGGAAAAGAGGTGTAGCTCTGCCGAGTCCACTCTCTACCATGGTCTAGAGTCCAGTATTGATTCAGGGATGAGGAGCAGATTCAAGCCCAAAGAGGCCAGAGGTACTGGGCCATACTGTGAGGCAAGTCAAATGTGACAGCTGCTATTTTCTAGTTGACTTGCTTAGTCAAGTCATTCAGTCTTTCTAGATTCTATTTCTTCAACTGGAAAATAGCGATAAATATCAGTACTTTTCTAGCGAGGAAGAGGGATTATGTAAAGACCAGCAGAGTACCTGGCACATATAAGAGATCCAGATTCATCTACTCCCTCTGTAAGCCACAACCTTCTGAGACCCTCAGCTGTTCAAAAAACACAAACTATGTATAAAttggatatttatatatatatatatattttaaaaattgctccaGAAGACAGAAGAATATTGCACACAGAGGTCCTACCCTGGCCCCCTCTAACTCCTAAGTACCCTACCCTGATCACCGTGTCCTACAAATGATTTCCTGTGTCAGTCACACAGAGGCCCTGTCCAGATGTTGCCCACACTTCCAGTCCTGGGTGATCTGATACCTGAAGGGTAGACATAGGTCCCCGAGGTGGGGTTGGAGGTGGAGTGCCTGGGTCCCATAGGATGTCCTCATAAAGGCTTAGAACTGGGCCTGAGGGCCGTCCTTGAGCTCCAGTCTGCTCCAGCAGGGCTTTGAGAAAACCCACTGTGAGAGGGGGTTCTGACCCAGGCTCAGGAAATGGGGTAGGAGGTCCCACTTCATCTGGGAGATGTGTCTGCAGTAGAAGTAGGAGCTCATCTGGAGCTAGTTCTGGTGGGCACAGGCGGCAAAGGAGGGGGAGGTGAGCATCGAGCTGGCGGTGCTGGGCAAACTGGGCTAGAAGCAGTTTGAAGATCTCACTTCGAAGCAAGGGGCTGGAGGGGCCAAGGGCCAGGCCAGCCTCCAGAGCCCGCTCCCATTGCTCCTTTTGCACCAGCTGACTCACAGCTTGCAGCACAGCTTTGGGCCGCCCACTGCCCAAAAGCAGCTCCAGCTCCAGTGTCTCAGGCCTGCTCCCCTCCTCACCTATCACTGCCAGGGCTCGGCGATACAAAGGCAGCCCAGGGCCTCCAGCCCCCCACCCTGGCCCACCCTGCTGCTGTGCCAGTTCCACAAACGGGGGTAGCCATCGTGGCTCCAGCTGGCAAAGGCATTGGCAAAGGAGTTCAAAGGGGGGCAGTATCCCATTGGGTGTTTCCTTTCCAGCTGTTGTATCCCCTAGCACCTTCTTCCACACATCAGGGGGAGCTTGGGACCTCAGCCTGCCATTTCCATCTGGCTGGAGCTGCAGGGCCCGAAGAGTGGCACCCCAGGCTGCTGTAGGAAGGGCTTGGAAAATGGTGTTGAGCTGGACCAGCTGGTCTCCTGTTAACTCAGTCCTCAGCAGGCGTGCTACTTCGTGCTCTGCCAACTCAGTCCAGCCAGCCTCCTCATCATCCCCAGCCACCAGCTGGGTCTTGAGCTTCTCTAAACCCCTGTAATCCCTAAGCTCGGCCCTCAGTGTAGTTAACAGTGTAGATGGTGGCAGGTGGCCTTGGAGGATGGAGGCCAAGGCTTGAGGTGCTCGGAAGGTACTGTCCTGTCTCAGTTCCTCTGGGGTGAGCTGGGCACCCCGTAGGCTCCGCCGCTGGTAGTATATACAGGCCTCCTCAAATACCAGGTCCTTGGCTGAAGGCAGCTCAAGGCCCTGGGGGGCTTCCCAACCTACACAAAACAGACCCAAGGCTGAAAGTATGCGAAGACCTCCTCCAATATCCATCTCTTCCTCATCCTTCATTCCAGGGGCTGGAGGTTCCAGCAAATATACTCTGTCTGTACTTAGAACCTTCCTTTCCAGCAGCTGCCCACTGCCCATGTCCAGCAGTTCCAATGTGTTGCCCAGCACACAGGCCAGAGTGCCTTGGAATATTCCCAGGGCTGCAGACCCCTCGGGACCTGCAGGTGCCTCCTGCAAGGTGCCCACAGCACGAGTACCACCGTGGGACTGCACTAAGCTCACAGTGCCCCCGAAATCAAGCAACAGAAGACCTTGAGGAGCTGGGGCCCAGGTATGTACAGCCAATGGCTTTCTGGGGGACAGCAATCCAGGAAGGCCCCGGAGCAGGGTCCTGAAGTCCCAGGTGTCCCCTTGTCTAGGATTCAGGATTTTACTGTGGGAGAGGCCAAGGCATGGGGCAGACACTATCACTTTGCCCTTGCTTGGGCTCCAGATGAGCAGAATGTGGGCTACACCAGGCCAGGTGGTGGCAGTGGGCACTAGGAAGAGATCCTTGCGGGAGGCCAGCAGGCCAAAAGGAGGGCAGTGGTGCAGCAGGACGcgagtgcggcccaggtttgtGCCTGCCTCCCCGCTGGGCTCCAGGGTCCTGACGCACACGCGATAGTTGAAAGCGGCTGCAGGCCGCTCTACGGGGTCCTCAGTGCCAGACTGAAGCTCCTCGCACCACACCAGGCGGCCTCGGACAGCCGCCACGGCCACCACGCGGGCCTCACCGCCTGGACAGAGCTCGGTGCTCTGCAGCAGTCGCCAGCCAAGCTCCATCCCCGCTCCCCACACCTCGGTTATGCCACTTTCCCACACTAGAACCAGCGCCGGTCGCGCTggccaaggcaggaagaaggCGTCTAGCGGTGAAGGGTGGTCCTCGGGCCAGGCCCGCTCCAGTTCCGCGCCGGATCCACGTACGGCGACCAGCAGTTGCGGGGTTGGCGCCCCCGGGGGTCGCAGCAGCAGCAGGTGGCGGCCGTCTGGGCTGCAGCGGACTCGGACAGCTGGGTCCCCAGCTAGCAACTCCCGGAGCCGGGCCGCGCCGCTGAAGTTGCTAAGGTCCAAGAGCAGGCGCAGAGTCCCCGCACGCTTCATCGTGCCGCCCGCGCCGCAGCACGTTAGGCCCGGCCACCCGGTGGAGCGAGGCCCGGCTCTCGGTGCGCGGTCCTCCGGGAAGTCGAGAGCCGCACTGAGACTTCCGTCCCGCGTGGATGAGGTGGGCCGAGGACAGGCCTGAGTGTAGACTCCACCCCGCCCCGCTAGGGGAGCTTCGGCTTTGCTCTAGTGCACGCCCGGCTGGCGCGACCCGCCCGCAGGGGGAGGAGCCTCCGCAGCTCCCAAAGGTTTCAACCTCTGACTTCTCAGGCCAGCTTCCCCTAGCCGCCGTGTAGCTCAGTCTAGTCCTGATTTGGGCTCCACTGAGCCCCTGAAATCGTCCATCTCCTAAGGCTTTTCTTTTCTAAGCTTCATTCTTTGAGTCCAGTTTACTCATTtatattcattcatattctcattctctctctctctccctctctctctctctctctctctctctctctctctctttcttccctcccgGTACTAGGCATTGAGCCCACAGCCTCACAGAATCTGGGCAAGCacactatatcactgagctacatccccaactactcatttatttttgaaagttttattgAGCACCTAATTTATGGCAGGCTTTGAGTAGTAGACcctgaacaaaatagaaaaacttcAACCTCACCTGTAAtcctcagcggctcaggaggctaaggcaggaggatcacaagttcaaagccagtctgagcaatttagtgaggccctaagcaacttagtgagagcctgtctcaaaatgaaaaataaaaagggctggggatatggctaaatctct harbors:
- the Hps6 gene encoding BLOC-2 complex member HPS6 gives rise to the protein MKRAGTLRLLLDLSNFSGAARLRELLAGDPAVRVRCSPDGRHLLLLRPPGAPTPQLLVAVRGSGAELERAWPEDHPSPLDAFFLPWPARPALVLVWESGITEVWGAGMELGWRLLQSTELCPGGEARVVAVAAVRGRLVWCEELQSGTEDPVERPAAAFNYRVCVRTLEPSGEAGTNLGRTRVLLHHCPPFGLLASRKDLFLVPTATTWPGVAHILLIWSPSKGKVIVSAPCLGLSHSKILNPRQGDTWDFRTLLRGLPGLLSPRKPLAVHTWAPAPQGLLLLDFGGTVSLVQSHGGTRAVGTLQEAPAGPEGSAALGIFQGTLACVLGNTLELLDMGSGQLLERKVLSTDRVYLLEPPAPGMKDEEEMDIGGGLRILSALGLFCVGWEAPQGLELPSAKDLVFEEACIYYQRRSLRGAQLTPEELRQDSTFRAPQALASILQGHLPPSTLLTTLRAELRDYRGLEKLKTQLVAGDDEEAGWTELAEHEVARLLRTELTGDQLVQLNTIFQALPTAAWGATLRALQLQPDGNGRLRSQAPPDVWKKVLGDTTAGKETPNGILPPFELLCQCLCQLEPRWLPPFVELAQQQGGPGWGAGGPGLPLYRRALAVIGEEGSRPETLELELLLGSGRPKAVLQAVSQLVQKEQWERALEAGLALGPSSPLLRSEIFKLLLAQFAQHRQLDAHLPLLCRLCPPELAPDELLLLLQTHLPDEVGPPTPFPEPGSEPPLTVGFLKALLEQTGAQGRPSGPVLSLYEDILWDPGTPPPTPPRGPMSTLQVSDHPGLEVWATSGQGLCVTDTGNHL